In a genomic window of Periophthalmus magnuspinnatus isolate fPerMag1 chromosome 3, fPerMag1.2.pri, whole genome shotgun sequence:
- the irx3a gene encoding iroquois-class homeodomain protein IRX-3a, which produces MSFPQLGYQYIRPIYPPERQGLPSNARTGTELSPSGALSNVLSSMYGSPFAAAAQGYGAFLPYSSDISIFNQLGAQYELKDSPGVQHPGFAHHHPAFYPYGQYQFGDPSRPKNATRESTSTLKAWLSEHRKNPYPTKGEKIMLAIITKMTLTQVSTWFANARRRLKKENKMTWAPRNRTDEDGNVYSSDHEGEEGDKREDEEEIDLENIDTENIENKDDLDDQDDLHSELKLDGRSDSEISDGFEDLQGPEQRFLKAMGKDSKVVDREHFHSHHHHHHPSLDIKTAQSNGEPLKLNAVSAGSPPSENNAAPAAQKPKIWSLAETATAPDNPRKSPPQINGANSAGPAAQTIIAPHRLISSCPVGKIQNWTNRAFSAHQLALLNSNHYLGLANQATATGLALYSSRQTEDKSHSPETPVTGTCPRH; this is translated from the exons ATGTCCTTTCCTCAGCTGGGATATCAGTATATCCGGCCAATATACCCGCCGGAGCGCCAAGGACTTCCCAGCAACGCCAGGACCGGGACAGAGTTGAGTCCGTCTGGTGCGCTCTCGAACGTCCTCTCCAGTATGTACGGATCTCCATTCGCAGCCGCGGCGCAGGGCTATGGAGCCTTTCTCCCTTACTCCAGCGATATATCTATCTTCAACCAGCTG GGTGCTCAGTATGAGCTCAAAGACAGTCCCGGAGTGCAGCACCCAGGCTTCGCCCACCATCACCCTGCCTTCTACCCCTACGGCCAGTACCAGTTTGGGGATCCGTCCAGACCCAAGAACGCGACGAGGGAGAGCACCAGCACCCTGAAGGCCTGGCTCAGTGAGCACCGCAAAAACCCCTATCCCACTAAAGGAGAGAAGATCATGCTGGCCATCATCACCAAGATGACCCTCACACAAGTGTCCACCTGGTTCGCCAACGCCAGGAGGAGACTCAAGAAGGAGAACAAGATGACTTGGGCTCCCCGGAACCGAACCGATGAAGACGGTAATGTTTACTCCAGTGACCacgaaggggaggagggggacaaGAGGGAGGACGAAGAGGAGATCGACCTGGAGAACATTGACACAGAGAACATCGAAAATAAGGACGACTTGGATGACCAGGACGACCTGCACTCTGAACTCAAGCTGGACGGGAGAAGTGACTCTGAGATTTCTGATGGCTTTGAGGATTTACAAGGGCCTGAGCAGAGGTTTCTAAAAGCTATGGGCAAAGACAGTAAAGTCGTGGACCGAGAGCACTTCCACagtcaccaccaccaccatcaccccTCACTGGACATTAAAACGGCCCAGTCCAACGGGGAGCCGTTAAAACTGAACGCGGTGTCTGCAGGCTCCCCTCCCTCAGAGAATAACGCGGCCCCGGCTGCCCAGAAACCAAAGATCTGGTCTTTGGCAGAGACAGCCACGGCTCCTGACAATCCACGCAAATCCCCACCACAAATAAACGGAGCTAACTCCGCTGGGCCCGCGGCGCAGACCATAATCGCCCCTCACAGACTCATTTCTTCTTGTCCCGTTGGGAAAATTCAGAACTGGACAAACCGAGCGTTCTCCGCGCATCAGCTGGCTTTACTGAACTCTAACCACTATCTGGGACTGGCAAACCAGGCCACAGCCACAGGCCTGGCCCTGTACAGCAGCAGGCAAACGGAGGACAAGAGCCATAGTCCAGAGACTCCAGTCACAGGTACCTGTCCCCGACACTGA